The following proteins come from a genomic window of Gossypium raimondii isolate GPD5lz chromosome 5, ASM2569854v1, whole genome shotgun sequence:
- the LOC105770958 gene encoding uncharacterized protein LOC105770958 produces MAASQKNAQQTTNGKLWNSSSEAITLTDKKVWQGSHYADFPEIIEDGDAREFTHESVTDDADSHGSVAGLVYRRRDGTKWVVAWSNPLDENSKVYTDIQRQPIHWGQIKTDLEKRGKPKFKVTKFGYVASIEIDAGSRSPTMKASFELEA; encoded by the exons ATGGCTGCTTCTCAGAAAAATGCTCAACAAACCACAAACGGCAAGCTTTGGAACTCTTCCAGCGAAGCTATAACCTTGACGGACAAGAAAGTTTGGCAAGGCTCTCATTATGCTGATTTCCCAGAAATAATTGAAGATGGAGATGCGAGAGAGTTTACACATGAATCAGTGACTGATGATGCTGATAGTCATGGTTCAGTTGCTGGTCTTGTGTACAGGCGACGTGATGGAACTAAGTGGGTTGTTGCCTGGAGCAACCCTCTCGATGAGAACAGCAAG GTCTATACTGATATCCAAAGGCAACCTATTCACTGGGGGCAAATCAAAACCGACCTTGAGAAAAGAggaaaacccaaatttaaagtTACAAAGTTTGGGTACGTTGCATCTATTGAAATTGATGCCGGGAGCCGTTCACCCACAATGAAGGCATCATTTGAGTTAGAGGCTTAA